From a single Intestinibaculum porci genomic region:
- a CDS encoding C69 family dipeptidase — protein MACTTILVGKDASYDGSTIIARNDDASAGKFAAKKLAIVLPEDQPRDYTSVISKCQVSLPDNPMAYSAMPNALDGEGIWAACGVNEENVAMTATETITSNALVLGADPLVKNGLGEEDLVVVTLPYIHSAREGVERLGALLEEYGTYEMNGIAFSDTKEIWWLETIGGHHWIAKRVKDDEYVVMPNQQGIKDFDLNDAYSAKRDHMCSTDLMTFIEKNHLDLAMDGQFNARLAFGSHSDSDHVYNTPRAWMILKYFNPRTYTWTGDDAQFKPEDDDLPWSLVPERKITIEDVKHALSFHYQGTPYDVYGHTGDPSNRGKYRPIGINRTDFLGVIQLRGYAEKRKQAIEWFTYGCNVFNTLVPFFTGGKAVPEYYGHTTKRVSTDNFYWVNRIIGALADAHFQTTAIHIERYQNSVASKAHHLINTFDNDLNGNVDEINQQLADMLKEETDQCLDHVLYEASNGMKNAFSRSDA, from the coding sequence ATGGCTTGTACAACAATATTAGTAGGCAAAGATGCCTCATATGATGGTTCGACCATCATTGCCCGTAATGATGATGCCTCAGCCGGTAAATTTGCGGCGAAAAAACTGGCGATCGTTTTGCCAGAAGATCAGCCAAGAGACTATACATCAGTTATTTCTAAATGTCAGGTAAGCTTACCGGACAATCCAATGGCTTATTCGGCGATGCCAAATGCCCTAGATGGCGAAGGCATTTGGGCAGCCTGCGGCGTCAACGAAGAAAACGTGGCGATGACAGCTACCGAAACAATCACCTCAAACGCTTTAGTTTTAGGCGCGGATCCATTAGTGAAAAACGGTTTAGGTGAAGAAGACTTAGTCGTCGTTACGCTGCCTTATATTCATTCAGCTCGTGAAGGCGTAGAGCGGTTAGGCGCTTTATTAGAAGAATATGGCACTTATGAAATGAACGGAATTGCCTTTAGCGATACTAAAGAAATCTGGTGGTTAGAGACGATCGGCGGTCATCATTGGATTGCGAAAAGAGTGAAAGATGATGAATATGTCGTCATGCCAAACCAGCAGGGGATTAAAGATTTCGATTTAAATGATGCTTACAGTGCTAAACGTGATCATATGTGTTCTACTGATTTAATGACATTCATCGAAAAGAATCACCTTGATTTAGCGATGGATGGTCAGTTCAATGCCCGTTTAGCGTTTGGTTCTCATAGTGATTCAGATCATGTTTACAATACGCCAAGAGCCTGGATGATTTTAAAATATTTCAATCCGCGCACCTATACCTGGACTGGTGATGATGCGCAGTTCAAACCAGAAGATGATGATTTGCCATGGTCATTAGTGCCAGAAAGAAAGATCACGATCGAAGATGTGAAACATGCCTTATCATTCCACTATCAGGGCACGCCATATGATGTTTATGGTCATACCGGTGATCCATCAAATCGTGGAAAATATCGTCCAATCGGAATTAACCGTACCGATTTCTTAGGTGTGATCCAGTTAAGAGGATACGCGGAAAAGCGTAAGCAGGCGATTGAATGGTTTACTTATGGCTGTAATGTCTTTAATACTTTAGTACCATTCTTTACCGGTGGAAAAGCGGTTCCGGAATATTATGGTCATACCACTAAACGTGTATCAACGGATAACTTCTATTGGGTTAACCGGATTATTGGTGCTTTAGCGGATGCGCATTTCCAGACCACAGCTATCCATATTGAACGTTATCAAAATAGTGTAGCCTCTAAAGCGCATCACTTGATCAACACGTTTGATAATGATCTTAATGGCAATGTAGATGAAATCAATCAGCAGTTAGCGGATATGTTAAAAGAGGAAACAGATCAGTGTTTAGATCATGTTTTATATGAAGCGTCTAATGGAATGAAGAATGCGTTCTCTCGTTCTGACGCGTAA
- a CDS encoding IS3 family transposase, with protein MKVIIVMSKGTVISDEAIKILSANKFVKLVRSNRISFTYEFRIMMWERWIKYKSISSIREVMKENGIDYSLFNAQIISRIQRNFKRDGKPTNGRMGNSAKRNKTDKNYDQFLVSTGKFIRARRGISFSKDYTEKLYSLYPDQAIEDVLKSDGFDPERIGYQRIHALKRVFDGDIEPHEKQTFDQNIIEEYTDHPMVERITAHRIKLTDVFYSEASIFSDMHINDILKIFDIDSAILTISTKQRIKKQITQSDHTCSIHLEAGSSDRLKAIALNLYEALYNKMACFLKSISQCIWDLSASLRREAFIMLDSLADSHIMPLSQIISEAGLSRSTFYSILRNDAYGRYEELRNQNEEEEVRAIIDTMNYNGYPKGKRTIHMMMPEITGKSFSIKKIARLMRKHGLNSGVRAPRQSLKAAREHLEKYKCPNLLKRKFRLAMPFTHILTDVSYLFFGANGRGYLSAVKDAVTGRILAAVVSENNDSAMTMETLKQLERYTFRDNAIFHSDQGALYLNEAFQKKVKELGFRESMSRRGICEDNSSQESFFGHFKDECDYTSCSSIEELREMVLSYVEYYNNERPQWTRNKMTPVKYESYLEAMPPEQFDLYMSKETDKYEKTKALATKRAKARANLILS; from the coding sequence ATGAAGGTAATAATTGTTATGTCTAAAGGAACTGTAATATCTGATGAAGCCATTAAAATACTTTCAGCCAATAAATTCGTCAAACTGGTGAGATCAAATCGTATTTCATTTACCTATGAATTCAGGATCATGATGTGGGAGAGATGGATTAAATATAAAAGCATTTCATCAATTAGAGAGGTCATGAAGGAAAATGGCATTGACTACTCTCTCTTTAACGCACAAATTATTAGTCGTATTCAAAGAAATTTTAAACGCGATGGGAAACCTACTAACGGACGTATGGGTAACTCTGCCAAACGTAATAAAACAGATAAAAACTATGATCAGTTCCTCGTCTCGACCGGAAAATTCATTCGCGCACGTCGTGGCATTTCATTTTCAAAAGACTATACTGAAAAGCTCTATAGCTTATATCCTGATCAGGCAATCGAGGATGTCCTTAAATCAGATGGCTTTGATCCAGAACGAATTGGCTATCAGCGTATTCATGCGCTAAAAAGAGTATTTGACGGGGATATTGAGCCGCATGAAAAGCAAACGTTTGATCAGAATATAATCGAAGAATATACAGACCACCCAATGGTTGAAAGGATAACTGCACATAGAATCAAACTGACGGATGTATTCTACAGCGAGGCATCAATTTTCTCTGATATGCACATTAATGATATTCTCAAAATCTTTGATATTGATTCTGCAATTCTTACTATCTCCACGAAACAGCGCATAAAAAAGCAAATTACTCAATCTGATCATACATGTTCCATTCATTTAGAGGCAGGCTCATCTGATCGACTCAAAGCCATTGCCCTAAATCTTTATGAGGCACTATACAATAAAATGGCTTGTTTTCTGAAGTCTATATCCCAATGCATATGGGATCTTAGCGCCAGCCTAAGAAGAGAAGCCTTCATAATGCTTGACTCGTTAGCGGACAGTCACATTATGCCTTTAAGCCAAATCATTAGTGAAGCAGGCCTGTCAAGATCCACCTTCTACTCTATTTTAAGAAACGATGCCTACGGCAGATATGAAGAGCTAAGGAATCAGAATGAAGAAGAAGAGGTCAGGGCCATTATTGATACAATGAATTACAATGGCTATCCCAAAGGCAAGAGAACTATCCACATGATGATGCCTGAGATTACAGGCAAAAGCTTTTCAATTAAGAAAATAGCACGTCTGATGAGAAAGCATGGACTTAATTCAGGAGTTCGAGCTCCCCGTCAGTCCCTTAAGGCTGCTCGTGAGCATCTTGAAAAATACAAGTGCCCTAATCTTCTTAAACGAAAATTCAGACTGGCCATGCCTTTTACGCACATTCTCACTGATGTTTCCTATCTGTTTTTTGGAGCAAATGGCAGAGGCTATCTTTCAGCAGTCAAAGATGCGGTAACAGGGCGCATATTAGCTGCCGTGGTGAGCGAAAACAATGATTCGGCAATGACTATGGAGACGCTGAAGCAGCTTGAACGCTACACCTTTCGCGATAATGCCATCTTCCATAGCGACCAGGGGGCACTGTATCTCAATGAAGCATTTCAGAAAAAGGTAAAGGAGCTGGGATTCAGAGAATCAATGTCCAGAAGAGGCATCTGTGAAGACAACAGTTCACAGGAAAGCTTTTTTGGCCATTTCAAGGATGAATGTGACTATACCAGCTGCAGTTCCATTGAGGAGCTGAGGGAAATGGTGCTTTCCTATGTGGAATACTACAACAACGAGAGACCACAGTGGACAAGAAATAAAATGACACCCGTGAAATACGAATCGTATCTTGAAGCCATGCCGCCTGAGCAGTTTGATTTATACATGTCCAAGGAAACTGATAAGTATGAAAAAACGAAGGCTCTTGCAACAAAAAGAGCTAAAGCGCGTGCCAACCTGATACTGTCATGA
- a CDS encoding gamma-glutamyl-gamma-aminobutyrate hydrolase family protein, with the protein MNKPRIGIAANLLTNTENMFPGILRSYVNQDYITAIEKAGGIPILLPVMQNLEDVSSQLIGLDRLILSGGEDIDPALYGEDIHPSCGPLMPSVDRYDLALIHAADQLGLPVMGICKGMQAMNVAFGGTLYQSIADEWPGAIQHTPAMPRYEPSHKIEIEDSFLKIILGVETRVNSFHHQAIKDLGKDLKVTAYAPDGIIEGIEKTVGTFMFGVQFHPEMMAAFDNPQMIHIFKAFFNKI; encoded by the coding sequence ATGAACAAACCAAGAATTGGCATAGCGGCCAATTTATTAACCAATACAGAAAATATGTTTCCGGGAATTCTGCGGAGTTATGTTAATCAGGATTATATAACAGCGATTGAAAAAGCAGGTGGTATTCCTATTTTACTTCCGGTAATGCAAAACTTAGAGGATGTTTCCTCACAATTAATAGGCTTAGACCGGTTGATTTTATCTGGCGGAGAAGATATCGATCCTGCTCTTTATGGGGAAGATATCCATCCTTCCTGTGGCCCTTTGATGCCATCTGTCGATCGTTATGATCTTGCGCTTATTCATGCGGCGGATCAATTAGGTCTGCCGGTAATGGGCATCTGTAAAGGCATGCAAGCAATGAATGTGGCTTTTGGCGGCACCCTTTATCAAAGTATTGCAGATGAGTGGCCTGGGGCCATTCAACATACTCCTGCTATGCCGCGCTATGAACCTAGCCATAAGATTGAAATTGAAGACTCCTTTTTAAAAATCATTTTAGGGGTAGAGACACGCGTTAATTCTTTTCATCATCAGGCGATCAAAGACTTAGGAAAAGATCTCAAAGTAACTGCCTATGCCCCTGATGGGATCATTGAAGGGATTGAAAAAACGGTGGGTACATTTATGTTTGGGGTGCAGTTTCATCCCGAGATGATGGCGGCCTTTGACAATCCTCAAATGATTCATATATTTAAAGCGTTCTTCAATAAGATCTGA
- a CDS encoding IS3 family transposase: MIIEEREIAVDKCLLADTYIRDHPDVKISEACKIFEITSRKYRCWKKKRENPSASQIQKATEDEMIKDKMIDIVKTFGFVPGRRTFCALFTRMHFNINGQPVGEKKVTRLMQELNLFPNLRHKDAYKGQATYNHPYYNVNDYVKRYFRQDPRKVILTDITYISYNGNKNISYLCVFKDAFTNEILGWHISKRMDVTLVERAYCMMMDLHEKEIEKACKYMKENGKKPYVYIHSDNGSQYLSTEFREILEDDGFIQSVSRRGNSLDNAPMESFFGRMKSILNELVEKCPNFDTVETMIKNFMEQYNTVIPQYDLAGQTPEEYYRYITEGIYQTDVYFGVSAKELITQEELESRREQARAERARRRSKQNESGESSYEYKSEQHPFKVVQKDQKVILARINKLQRLIDENTKEVEKLDTLLADTNTALKFLTKASDSVIKSLYYPRNWQNYPELSYVNRTGAIY; the protein is encoded by the coding sequence ATCATCATCGAAGAACGAGAAATAGCGGTAGATAAATGTCTTCTCGCAGATACGTATATAAGAGATCATCCTGATGTCAAAATCAGTGAGGCCTGCAAGATATTTGAAATCACTTCAAGAAAATACAGGTGCTGGAAGAAAAAACGTGAAAATCCATCTGCCAGCCAGATTCAAAAGGCTACCGAAGATGAGATGATAAAGGATAAGATGATTGATATCGTCAAAACCTTTGGCTTCGTGCCTGGGCGAAGAACATTCTGTGCTCTTTTTACTCGCATGCATTTTAATATCAATGGTCAGCCGGTTGGTGAAAAAAAAGTAACGCGTCTGATGCAGGAATTGAATTTGTTCCCCAACCTACGCCATAAGGATGCCTACAAGGGACAGGCAACATACAACCATCCTTATTATAACGTTAACGATTACGTAAAAAGATACTTCAGACAAGACCCGCGCAAGGTTATTCTCACTGATATCACTTATATTTCCTATAACGGCAATAAAAACATCTCTTATCTATGCGTATTTAAGGACGCATTTACCAATGAAATTCTTGGATGGCATATTTCTAAAAGAATGGACGTTACCCTCGTTGAAAGAGCTTATTGCATGATGATGGATCTTCATGAAAAGGAAATTGAGAAGGCATGCAAATACATGAAGGAAAATGGAAAAAAGCCTTATGTCTATATTCATTCAGACAACGGCTCTCAATACCTTTCCACCGAATTCAGAGAAATTCTAGAAGATGACGGCTTCATTCAGTCAGTATCCAGACGCGGAAACAGCCTCGATAATGCGCCAATGGAAAGTTTTTTTGGAAGAATGAAATCTATTCTAAATGAATTAGTTGAAAAATGTCCTAACTTTGATACGGTTGAAACCATGATCAAAAACTTTATGGAACAGTATAATACAGTAATACCTCAGTATGATCTGGCAGGACAAACTCCTGAAGAATACTATCGCTATATTACTGAAGGCATTTATCAGACTGATGTTTATTTCGGCGTCTCAGCCAAAGAACTCATCACCCAGGAAGAACTGGAATCCAGACGCGAACAAGCGCGTGCTGAAAGAGCTCGACGCAGAAGCAAGCAAAACGAGTCTGGTGAATCATCTTATGAGTATAAGAGCGAACAGCATCCTTTCAAAGTGGTACAGAAGGATCAGAAGGTTATTCTAGCTCGAATCAATAAGCTACAGAGACTGATTGACGAAAATACGAAAGAAGTAGAAAAACTGGATACGCTATTGGCTGATACGAATACAGCACTCAAGTTCCTAACCAAGGCATCCGATTCAGTGATCAAGTCACTGTACTATCCTAGAAACTGGCAGAATTATCCAGAGCTATCGTATGTGAACAGAACAGGAGCAATCTATTAA
- a CDS encoding L-lactate dehydrogenase, with protein MQFKKSKVVIIGCGNVGSTTAYTIINQGLCEEIALIDINKEKAVGEALDMQHSIYFMNRNIKVYAADYDTCKDADIVIITASVPMDPHANNRLDMLAGSKKVMKSIVKSVMGSGFNGIMIVISNPVDVMTYYAWKLSGLPKNQVIGSGTTLDTARLAVEISRLFDLDSKSVSAFVMGEHGDSEIVSWHSATIGGKSLSDVMSDNAERAQHETFDALREKTIKAGWEIFHRKGSTTYGIAASVTAIVKSILFNENRILPVSILLEGEYGLHDVFLSVPTIINETGAKEIVEIKLNKEEHDALVASSKVVASYYDALKD; from the coding sequence ATGCAATTTAAAAAATCAAAAGTTGTCATTATTGGCTGTGGTAATGTTGGTTCCACAACCGCTTATACAATCATCAATCAGGGCTTATGTGAAGAAATTGCCCTCATTGATATCAATAAAGAAAAAGCCGTCGGAGAAGCGCTGGATATGCAGCACTCCATCTACTTTATGAACCGTAATATTAAAGTGTATGCGGCTGATTATGATACGTGTAAAGATGCGGATATCGTCATTATTACCGCATCTGTACCAATGGATCCTCATGCCAATAACCGTTTGGATATGTTAGCAGGATCAAAGAAAGTCATGAAATCCATTGTCAAATCCGTTATGGGCAGTGGTTTTAATGGGATTATGATCGTCATTTCAAACCCTGTCGATGTCATGACATATTATGCCTGGAAATTATCTGGCTTACCAAAAAATCAGGTCATCGGTTCCGGCACAACCCTCGATACGGCTCGTTTAGCTGTAGAAATCTCACGCTTATTTGATTTAGACTCAAAAAGTGTTTCAGCCTTTGTCATGGGTGAACATGGTGATAGTGAAATCGTCTCTTGGCATTCCGCAACAATCGGCGGTAAGTCTTTAAGTGATGTCATGAGCGATAATGCCGAGCGTGCGCAGCATGAAACCTTTGATGCCTTAAGAGAAAAGACCATTAAAGCCGGCTGGGAAATCTTCCATCGTAAAGGTTCGACGACTTATGGCATCGCCGCTTCGGTCACCGCTATCGTAAAATCAATTCTCTTTAATGAAAACCGCATTTTACCCGTATCGATTCTTTTAGAAGGAGAATATGGTTTACATGATGTCTTCTTATCTGTGCCAACCATTATTAACGAAACTGGAGCTAAAGAAATTGTGGAAATCAAATTAAACAAAGAGGAACATGATGCCTTAGTCGCTTCCAGCAAAGTTGTTGCCAGCTACTATGATGCCTTAAAAGATTAA
- a CDS encoding winged helix-turn-helix transcriptional regulator, with protein MKKEEARAKGLFGKCPYVTAQQLLKGKWAILIMHELSLGTKRFKELQRNIDITQATLTTQLRYMEEEGLVHREVYPEVPPRVEYSLTPIGEEFLPVLKSIENWGNKYIDFIKQGSYGHA; from the coding sequence ATGAAAAAAGAAGAAGCAAGAGCCAAAGGTCTCTTTGGCAAGTGTCCATATGTGACAGCGCAGCAGTTATTAAAGGGAAAATGGGCAATTCTCATTATGCATGAGTTATCTTTGGGCACGAAACGCTTTAAAGAGCTGCAGCGGAATATTGATATTACCCAGGCAACCTTAACAACGCAGCTGCGTTACATGGAAGAAGAAGGCTTAGTCCATCGTGAAGTCTACCCCGAAGTACCGCCACGCGTAGAATATTCCTTAACACCCATTGGTGAAGAATTTTTACCCGTCCTAAAATCGATTGAAAACTGGGGAAATAAATATATCGATTTTATTAAGCAGGGGTCTTATGGTCACGCATAA
- a CDS encoding GGDEF domain-containing protein has translation MQSYFIQYTITYCATTVLCAFLMIYMAVKMDRDVGNFIEIRIFRNMIAMELMVIFVETIWRLLFLTGFQFDQYAYWFLNYLDMIGSIGALYYLMRFVEVRLNPAFKHDNYKQKRWSQALVIPWLVGIAVNIFSYWTHWTYYITLDSLYHRGPYYFIQVLCCYFYPIITIGMISYWAIHDRVRRKKSMQLLIFLLFPFLGGLFQVFISIAPFSVMSTMLGLFYLFSSIQSDRINTDALTGLNNRNRSRDYLESRLKNADNRPFYLAICDVNEFKKINDTYGHVNGDHALIAIANTFKEFGSTHHGFFASRYGGDEFLMAVDAQNVTPTSLRNTFNEALAEQIIKEDLGFDLTVCFGFAYCNTAQAPLMDLISKAAQAPLMDLISKADQALYEDKKRKKDHKNKMVP, from the coding sequence ATGCAAAGTTACTTTATACAGTATACGATCACGTATTGTGCGACGACTGTTTTGTGCGCATTCTTGATGATCTATATGGCGGTCAAGATGGATCGCGATGTCGGAAATTTCATCGAAATTCGGATTTTTCGTAACATGATTGCGATGGAGCTAATGGTCATTTTTGTCGAGACGATTTGGCGTTTGCTTTTCTTAACAGGATTTCAGTTTGATCAGTATGCTTACTGGTTTCTGAATTATTTAGATATGATAGGCTCGATCGGTGCTCTTTATTATCTGATGCGCTTTGTCGAAGTGAGGCTGAATCCTGCTTTTAAGCATGATAATTATAAACAGAAGCGCTGGAGTCAGGCGCTTGTTATTCCGTGGTTAGTGGGCATTGCCGTTAATATTTTCTCTTATTGGACGCATTGGACTTACTATATCACGCTGGATAGTCTTTATCATCGCGGTCCTTATTATTTTATTCAGGTGCTTTGCTGCTACTTTTATCCAATTATTACCATTGGGATGATTTCCTATTGGGCGATCCATGATCGTGTACGCCGCAAGAAAAGTATGCAGCTGCTGATCTTTTTGCTTTTCCCATTTCTTGGTGGTCTGTTTCAAGTATTTATCAGCATTGCCCCTTTCTCAGTGATGTCAACGATGCTTGGCCTCTTTTATCTCTTTTCATCGATTCAATCTGACCGCATTAATACGGATGCCTTAACCGGACTCAATAATCGTAATCGCTCTCGCGATTACTTAGAAAGTCGTCTGAAAAATGCGGATAATCGGCCGTTTTATCTGGCTATTTGTGATGTTAATGAATTTAAAAAGATCAATGATACTTATGGACATGTGAATGGTGATCATGCCTTAATTGCCATTGCGAATACTTTTAAAGAGTTTGGCAGTACGCATCATGGTTTCTTCGCTTCGCGTTATGGCGGTGATGAATTTTTAATGGCGGTTGATGCCCAAAATGTTACACCGACATCACTAAGAAATACATTTAATGAAGCTTTAGCTGAGCAAATTATTAAAGAAGATCTCGGATTTGATTTAACGGTTTGTTTTGGCTTTGCCTACTGCAATACGGCTCAGGCGCCGCTGATGGATTTAATCAGCAAAGCGGCTCAGGCGCCGCTGATGGATTTAATCAGCAAAGCGGATCAGGCACTTTATGAAGATAAAAAAAGAAAAAAGGATCATAAGAATAAAATGGTACCATAG
- a CDS encoding glycogen/starch synthase: protein MPRKKTTKASTRKSTTNKTTTAKAKETAALKVESEKAVTKTATTSKVETPKKEVKDTKTTTKTTKTEVKAEKPAAKATVKKAEAKEEKPAAKTTVKKAEVKAEKPAAKTTAKKAEVKEEKPAAKTTAKKAEVKEEKSAAKTTAKKAEVKEEKPAAKTTAKKAEVKEEKPAAKTNAKKAEVKEEKPAAKTTAKKAEAKEEKPAAKATKKTKKTTAKKAAPKAAKAEVKEEPKETVKVEAPKAEAEAPKVEVKEEPKPAPQPELPQPRRSVAFIGSECYPFVKTGGLGDVMYALPKALAKQNCDVKVILPRYACIPQEYQEKMVFKGAFDMDLCSDGRSYYVGIMEYVWDGVVYDFIDNMEFFSNGNPYTNLVDDIPKFCYFGKAALAALNFMDWEPDVIHCHDWQASLVPLYLRTMFNNTPIANAKVIMTIHNLRFQGVYNIETLKYWTNLPDYVFNKDCMTENWLDANMLKGGLTYCNAITTVSNTYAGEIQTPEYGEGLDAHLRYHSGKLRGIVNGIDYDIFNPATDPMISVHYDLSNVLENKPKNKRALQEELGLQVDENKFVIGLISRLTDQKGLDLVNQILPQIVDDFTEVVILGTGQPEYEDSFRYYENAYKGRVCANIMYDETRSHHIYAGCDALLVPSRFEPCGLTQLIGMHYGDIPIVRETGGLKDTVEPYNEYANTGNGFTFDRYDAGLLLDAINRAKTFYFTNRWCFDEMVQRNMDKDVSWENSAKQYRDLYVALTTD from the coding sequence ATGCCAAGAAAGAAAACAACTAAGGCAAGTACAAGAAAGAGTACTACAAATAAAACAACAACTGCAAAAGCAAAAGAAACTGCTGCGTTAAAAGTAGAATCTGAAAAAGCAGTCACAAAAACTGCGACTACATCGAAAGTTGAAACTCCTAAAAAGGAAGTTAAAGATACAAAAACAACAACAAAAACAACAAAGACTGAAGTGAAAGCTGAAAAACCAGCTGCTAAGGCAACTGTGAAGAAAGCGGAAGCGAAGGAAGAAAAACCAGCTGCGAAGACAACTGTGAAAAAAGCAGAAGTGAAAGCTGAAAAACCAGCTGCGAAAACAACTGCGAAAAAGGCAGAAGTGAAAGAAGAAAAACCTGCTGCGAAGACAACTGCGAAAAAGGCAGAAGTGAAAGAAGAAAAATCAGCTGCGAAAACAACTGCGAAAAAGGCAGAAGTGAAGGAAGAAAAACCAGCTGCGAAGACAACTGCGAAAAAGGCAGAAGTGAAGGAAGAAAAACCAGCTGCGAAAACAAATGCGAAAAAGGCCGAAGTGAAGGAAGAAAAACCAGCTGCGAAAACAACTGCGAAAAAAGCCGAAGCGAAAGAAGAAAAACCAGCCGCTAAGGCCACTAAGAAAACGAAAAAGACAACTGCCAAGAAAGCAGCACCAAAAGCTGCCAAAGCAGAAGTGAAAGAAGAACCAAAAGAAACGGTGAAGGTTGAAGCACCAAAAGCGGAAGCTGAAGCACCTAAGGTTGAAGTGAAGGAAGAACCAAAACCAGCACCACAGCCTGAATTACCACAGCCAAGAAGAAGTGTGGCATTCATTGGTTCAGAATGTTACCCATTTGTGAAAACTGGTGGTTTAGGAGATGTTATGTACGCTTTACCAAAAGCGCTTGCTAAACAGAACTGTGATGTGAAGGTTATCTTACCTCGTTATGCCTGCATTCCACAGGAATATCAGGAAAAGATGGTATTCAAGGGAGCCTTCGATATGGACTTATGTTCTGATGGCCGTTCTTATTATGTCGGGATTATGGAATACGTCTGGGATGGCGTTGTTTATGATTTCATTGATAATATGGAATTCTTCTCTAATGGGAATCCATATACAAATTTAGTTGATGATATTCCTAAGTTCTGTTACTTCGGTAAAGCTGCGTTAGCCGCATTAAACTTCATGGATTGGGAACCTGATGTGATCCATTGCCATGACTGGCAGGCTAGCTTAGTACCGCTTTACTTACGTACAATGTTTAACAATACCCCAATTGCGAATGCGAAAGTCATTATGACAATCCATAACTTACGTTTCCAGGGTGTTTACAACATTGAAACACTGAAATACTGGACAAACTTACCAGATTATGTCTTCAATAAAGACTGCATGACAGAAAACTGGTTAGATGCCAATATGTTAAAAGGTGGATTAACTTACTGTAACGCGATTACAACTGTTTCAAACACTTATGCGGGAGAAATCCAGACACCTGAATATGGTGAAGGCTTAGATGCCCACTTAAGATATCATTCAGGTAAATTAAGAGGAATCGTGAACGGAATCGATTATGATATCTTCAATCCAGCAACTGATCCAATGATTTCAGTGCATTATGATTTATCAAATGTCTTAGAAAACAAACCTAAAAACAAACGTGCGCTGCAGGAAGAATTAGGTTTACAGGTTGATGAAAATAAATTTGTCATCGGGTTAATTTCTCGTTTAACAGATCAGAAGGGCTTAGACTTAGTAAATCAGATCTTACCACAGATTGTTGATGACTTTACTGAAGTTGTCATCTTAGGAACTGGTCAGCCAGAATACGAAGATAGCTTCAGATATTATGAAAATGCTTATAAAGGTCGTGTCTGTGCCAACATCATGTATGATGAAACAAGATCTCATCATATCTATGCCGGCTGTGATGCTTTATTAGTGCCTTCAAGATTTGAACCATGTGGATTAACACAGTTAATCGGTATGCACTATGGTGATATCCCAATTGTTCGTGAAACTGGCGGTTTAAAGGATACGGTAGAACCATATAATGAATATGCCAATACGGGTAACGGCTTTACTTTCGACCGTTATGATGCAGGCTTATTATTAGATGCTATCAACCGTGCTAAAACTTTCTATTTCACAAACAGATGGTGCTTCGATGAAATGGTTCAGAGAAACATGGATAAAGATGTGTCTTGGGAAAATTCTGCAAAACAGTATCGTGACCTCTATGTTGCTTTAACAACTGACTAA